The Corylus avellana chromosome ca8, CavTom2PMs-1.0 genome has a segment encoding these proteins:
- the LOC132189476 gene encoding protein DUF642 L-GALACTONO-1,4-LACTONE-RESPONSIVE GENE 2-like, translating to MRGVVLLSVLLCATCHLAFSFTDGLVRNGNFEFAPKQSDMNGTVVIGRYAVPDWEVSGFVEYIKSGQKQGDMLLVVPEGAFAVRLGNEASIKQRIKVVKGLYYSLTFSAARTCAQEEKLNISVAPDSGVLPMQTMYSSNGWDSYAWAFQAELEVAEIVIHNPGVEEDPACGPLIDSVAIKALYPPRATNKNLLKNGDFEEGPYVLPNTSWGVLIPPNIEDDHSPLPGWMVESLKAVKYIDSNHFSVPEGKRAVELVAGKESAIAQVARTIPGKTYILSFAVGDASNSCEGSMIVEAFAGRDTVKVPYESKGKGGFKRAVLKFVAVSPRTRVMFLSTFYTMRSDDFSSLCGPVLDDVKLLSVRNPRRLM from the exons ATGCGAGGGGTCGTTTTGTTGTCGGTGCTTCTGTGTGCTACCTGCCACCTCGCCTTCTCCTTCACCGACG GATTAGTACGCAATGGGAACTTCGAGTTTGCCCCGAAGCAATCGGACATGAACGGCACGGTGGTGATCGGGCGCTATGCCGTACCAGATTGGGAGGTCTCCGGCTTCGTAGAGTACATAAAATCCGGGCAAAAGCAAGGCGACATGCTGCTGGTGGTGCCGGAGGGAGCCTTCGCCGTCAGGCTCGGGAACGAGGCATCGATAAAGCAACGCATCAAAGTGGTCAAGGGGCTCTACTACTCCCTCACTTTCAGCGCGGCTCGCACCTGCGCTCAAGAGGAGAAGCTCAACATATCGGTGGCGCCTGATTCCGGCGTGCTGCCGATGCAGACTATGTATAGCAGCAACGGGTGGGACTCGTATGCGTGGGCTTTCCAGGCCGAGCTTGAAGTTGCCGAAATTGTTATTCATAATCCGGGTGTGGAGGAGGATCCGGCCTGCGGTCCACTCATTGATTCTGTCGCCATTAAAGCTCTCTATCCTCCTAGAGCAACCAACA AGAATTTATTGAAGAATGGGGATTTCGAAGAAGGACCATATGTGCTCCCCAACACCTCTTGGGGCGTCCTTATACCACCCAACATCGAAGACGACCACTCTCCACTACCCGGCTGGATGGTCGAGTCCCTCAAAGCCGTCAAGTACATAGATTCCAACCACTTCTCCGTTCCGGAAGGAAAGCGAGCCGTTGAACTTGTCGCCGGAAAAGAAAGTGCTATTGCTCAGGTAGCCCGGACCATCCCGGGAAAAACCTACATCCTCTCTTTCGCTGTCGGGGATGCCAGCAACTCCTGCGAGGGCTCCATGATCGTCGAGGCATTCGCCGGTAGGGACACCGTCAAAGTGCCGTACGAGTCCAAGGGCAAAGGCGGATTCAAGCGCGCCGTGCTCAAGTTCGTGGCGGTTTCTCCGCGAACACGTGTCATGTTCCTCAGCACTTTTTACACCATGAGAAGTGACGACTTTTCTTCTCTCTGTGGACCGGTTCTCGATGACGTGAAGTTGTTGAGCGTTCGTAATCCACGTCGACTCATGTGA